TTAAGGTCACTTAGGAGGCCCAACTGGTTCTGTCTGCTCAAGGATTCTTCTGGCCTCGTCTCCATTTTACATGAACTGTTGCATAAATAAACACAGAGTACCTGAAATAACGGAGGCGATCATTCTGCCTACCGAGTGTTGGCCAGGCCAAGCTTGGAGTGTTGCTCTTATTCTTAGgggtttatttttaagtaatctcatctgtaaatgggattacaATCCACAAACTGACCTTGTATATGCTTCCATTCCttctcccagcccagccccacacTCCAAGGTTTTCCCTTTGCTTATAAGGGGTAGTCACCCTTTTTATTTCGACCTTCCAAACATTCTGGGAGTTTTCCTCCTTTAGGCCAACTACAGCACAGAGGAGCGCTTTCTCCTGCTGGGTTTCTCCGACTGGCCTTCCCTGCAGCCGGTCCTCTTCGCCCTAGTCCTCCTGTGCTACCTCCTGACCTTGACTGGCAACTCGGCGGGGGAGCTGCTGGCGGTGCGCGACCCGCGCCTGCACACGTGCGTGTACTACTTCCTCTGCCACCTGGCCTTGGTAGATGCGGGCTTCACCACCAGAATGGTGCCGCCACTGCTGGCCAACCTGCGCGGACCAGCGCTCTGGCTGCCTCGCAGCCACTGCACGGCCCAGCTGTGCGCATCGCTGGCTCTGGGTTCGGCCGAGTGAGTCCTCCCGGCGGTGATGGGTCTGGACCGCGCGGCCGCAGTGTGCCGCCCGCTGCGCTACGCGGGGCTCACCTCCCCGCGCCTATGTCGCGCGCTGGCCAGCGCTTCCTGGCTAGGCGGCCTCACCAACTCCGTTGCGCAAACCGCGCTCCTGGCTGAGCGGCCGCTGTGCGCGCCCCGCCTGCTGGACCACTTCATCTGTGAGCTGCCGGCGTTGCTCAAGCTGGCCTGCGGAGGCGACGGAGACACTACCGAGAACCAGATGTTCGTCGCCCGCGTGGTCATCCTGCTGCTGCCGTTTGCCGTCATCCTGGCCTCCTACGGTGCCGTGGCCGGAGCTGTCTGCTGCATGCGGTTCAGCGGAGGCCGGAAGAGGGCGGTGGGCACGTGTGGGTCCCACCTGACAGCCGTCTGCCTGTTCTACGGCTCGGCCATCTACACCCACCTGCAGCCCGCTCAGCGCTACAACCAGGCACGGGGCAAGTTCGTATCGCTCTTCTACACCGTGGTCACACCTGCTCTCAACCAGTTCATCTACACCCTCAGGAATAAGGAAGTGAAGGGGGCAGCGAGGAGGCTGCTGCGGAGTCTGGagagaggccaggctgggcagtgAGTagttggggaggggagaaagTATTACACCAGAACCCAGGGATGGAAATACCCATTAGTGAGTCAGTTCAGACTTCAGGCTGTTCATTTTTGTATGATAATCTGCAAGATTTGTCCTAAGGTGTCCAATGGGGGAAATGTTTTCCTCCCGTGAGGAAATGTTTAGTTCTCGAGGGAAAATCCCTAAATCCTCTATATACACAGGTTTAAGGAAGGAAAACCTACCCCTCACGACTCCACGCGCAGGGAAGATGATGGACATGATGCTGCCTTTAGCTTCCTCCCTATCTGATGGAAGACCATGGAAGACCTCTTGGTCTCTGCAATCAGAAGTCTCAAGTTGACAAGAAAATCATAGTCCCTACCCTGCAGGAGAGGGTACATCCAGAAAAAGCGGCCATGGAGTCTGTTCTCGGAAATCAGTCCAACTTAGTGCAGACCTTGCCAGATGACCAGTGCCCTCCCCGGGGCATTTCACCCATAAATGTGATGAGGAAAGCCCATAAATGGTGGTGAATTTTGCTGAGTGGGGTTAAGACGGGAAACCCCCCTGCAGGAGTTGGTTCTTGAGCAAGTTTTAAAGAAACAAGGAACTAGGGTGCGTGTGGAAGAAGGCAGGCATGTCTCAGGCCGTGAAAAAAACTCACAGGTGATCAGTAGTGAGTcatgagagagagagcaagaaagagagagtcagagagaggagTAAATGggaggaagatggaggaagggactcAAGTTCTCAAGACAGGAACAGGGATCTCctcatgaaaaaaagaagagaggaaaatgctCAATCAGCAGAACCTGAGCAGAATATTGAGGTCAACCCAGAAGCCAGCTCCTCACCCACCCTCACCCAGACTGGCGCCCTCATCCTGGAGAAGACCTGCTAGACCCTAAGGCAGGTAGGAGAGAGGGTGGTCCACAGTTCCCCAGCTTTAGAAACTTTGTTCGCTCCCAATGTCCATCTACCCCTAGGAATCCCCACTAGTTAAACAGAATCGCTAGATCCCTGTGGAAAATACCTTTCCTTGCCCACCATCATCCCcagaaataataactattttagtTGGGTGTGGGACATAGAGAATAAAAGGGGGCATGGTGCCAGACTTCATTTCATACAAATAGTTTTAAAGGAGAAGAGGGGGGAAGGAGTTTAATTTAGTTTCTAAAATGTTTAGTAATTTGATTGTGATCATGTGAGAGCAactaattcattttataaaaaatcaTTTCACTATGCTCTATAAGTAGAAATTCAATTTGATTCAACCATTATTGAGTGATATAAATAAAGCACTGAACTTAACAAAgacagaaatacagaaatcagtagaACATGGATCCGAACCTAAAACTTACTCTCTTGTCATAAAGGAGATAGGAGTTTTTCCATAAATAACAAGGTATCAAGAAAGAATTAAATTCCAAGCTGGCTTTGAATGCTCTATTTTgccttaaaaatttatttactagTCTAagtaatacattattaaaaatcatGCCACTTAATTAATTGTATTAGAATCAAAGAAACATAGAGTTAGACAATATTCTTCATCCTACCcatcccacccaaatcttactcTACTCATCTCATTCTCATTAATTTTGGGAAATCATCAAAGGATATGGTCGTTGAGTaagagattaaaagaaataagctTTTTGACCCCTGCCAACACCCCATCCCCAGGGTGGTCACCCTCCAATGCAATAAGATGTCAGGAAGAGTAAGTTGCCCTTTCTGATGCCGTGATCTGCCATCATCTTCCCATCTTCCAGTCTCTTTCCATTGCAAGTCACAATCTGGGTCTTAGAGGTTACAAACGTCTTAGTCTCAATCATTGCTTTCACTTGTGCCACTGAGCTGGACCTTCGCACGTGGAGGAGGTGCCTCTGTCCCTCATCACGTGACTCCACAAGAAACAAGGGCAGCTCCTCATCACTGGGCTTCACCACTTTCAGGGTAAGGTGGATGGTCTTCTCTTTGTCAATGCCGTAAGAGGAGAGTCTTCTCCGTGGCTTTAGCATCTTGGAGCCCAGCAAAAGAACCTGGTCCTGCACAGGAACCTTGGTCTTAGACCGGACacgttctttgatttttttcacgcTGTCATCTGGGTTGGCATCAAAGGTCATTAAATCCCCTTCCTCAGAACACACATTCACCTGGGAAGTGAAAGCCACAAGACAGTTACCTAGGATGCCTGCCTCCCTTACACTTCTATTCCCCATCACAATGGCTCCCCCCCTTCCACTATCTATCTGGTCCTCCAGCTCCTGTTCAGTAGCCAGTGTCCCTCTCTTTCTTGGAACTTCTTTTTTGGAATTACCAAGTTAcaacacaaataagaaaatttgtCCCATTCCTTTATAATCACACCTTTTTTTTCGATCTtgagaatggaaaataaaatcctGAGCCCCCAACCAACTGAACGGACGCTCTTTTGCTCAGGGGAACCCtagagaaactttaaaaacttaGTCATTGGGCCAAgggtggtggcttacacctgtaatcccagaactttgggaagctgaggcgggctgatcacttgaggctgggagttcgagaccagcctggtcaacttggtgaaactccatctctactaaaaatgtaaaaattagccaggagtggtggcgagttcctgtaatcccagctactcaggaggctgaggcatgaaaatcatttgaatccaggaggtagaggttgcagtgagtggagatggcactactgcactccagccagggcaacagagtcagactctgtctcaaaaatataaataaataaaacatttcagtcATGATGGAACAGgaggttggacatgcctcattatatctTCTCCCTTTTGCAGTTTAGACACAACTGACACAACTTAGAGATTATAAGACTGAGAGAATGGattctttgtggcaataagatagcaaattataaacaagaccGAGGGCTATAACAGGCAATATAGTTAAGTCATGCATCcctacacttaaagaataaactatgttctgccacaaagtattttcttttttctctagcagctaaacaagcacAGGCCTTGAGAGgaacaatattaaaacaattacagCTCACCCCGTGTTGTGGAACACAGGCTAACCAACCCGTGTTCCACAAGCCATAACTACAGTTTTAATTGGACAAAAGACTGATTTCAGTAATTTTCTCCTGATAAGAGACCACTGACCATGGACTGGTTCTGGCTAGTTTACAGAAGCTGCACATTTGAATGCCTTTGTGTCCCTGCTTCACCTTTTCATGTACAAGGCCCAACTCTAATGCAattaaatgttaagtctccactTCAGAGTGACCATGGGTGGTATGTAACATGCAAGCTTATTCAATATGCATGCATTAGGACccccttcatgaatattcattgcCTCTTCTATAACCTATTGGATATGTATACTTAGCAAACCCCTTCGGCATAAATTCCTGTGTCACCTTTCCTCCTGCAA
The sequence above is drawn from the Nomascus leucogenys isolate Asia chromosome 22a, Asia_NLE_v1, whole genome shotgun sequence genome and encodes:
- the LOC100584630 gene encoding LOW QUALITY PROTEIN: putative olfactory receptor 2I1 (The sequence of the model RefSeq protein was modified relative to this genomic sequence to represent the inferred CDS: substituted 1 base at 1 genomic stop codon), translated to MLANQASTEERFLLLGFSDWPSLQPVLFALVLLCYLLTLTGNSAGELLAVRDPRLHTCVYYFLCHLALVDAGFTTRMVPPLLANLRGPALWLPRSHCTAQLCASLALGSAEXVLPAVMGLDRAAAVCRPLRYAGLTSPRLCRALASASWLGGLTNSVAQTALLAERPLCAPRLLDHFICELPALLKLACGGDGDTTENQMFVARVVILLLPFAVILASYGAVAGAVCCMRFSGGRKRAVGTCGSHLTAVCLFYGSAIYTHLQPAQRYNQARGKFVSLFYTVVTPALNQFIYTLRNKEVKGAARRLLRSLERGQAGQ
- the UBD gene encoding ubiquitin D, yielding MAPNASCFCVNVCSEEGDLMTFDANPDDSVKKIKERVRSKTKVPVQDQVLLLGSKMLKPRRRLSSYGIDKEKTIHLTLKVVKPSDEELPLFLVESRDEGQRHLLHVRRSSSVAQVKAMIETKTFVTSKTQIVTCNGKRLEDGKMMADHGIRKGNLLFLTSYCIGG